A genomic window from Candidatus Neptunochlamydia vexilliferae includes:
- a CDS encoding peptide MFS transporter, with translation MKHQDVIFSNKHPREMYLLALVEMCQRFAYWGIGNLLVLFLVKHFTYSTPKATHIFGAYTGIAFTLPILGGYIADKWNYRSPILLGTFLTAIGCFMLSSLSEFMIIPSLALIAFGGGLFTPAIYSLLGSIYSKKPHIREGGFSIYYATVNVGIFIGMIVLGYLQTISWRAVFIVCGCIQLLAALPYIAVMNRLKELKVPSHYFVSKKDDPNLFPLKKHERDRILVILIMTLISIVFWMAYNQAGSSMTLFALKFTDRQVGGFTVPTPWFTSMETFFLILFAFPLAHLYLFLRRIKSSASPPMKTALSLFFMGLCFLIMQRAAAHIPEGATSASVSPYYFVFAYALMALAELFLAPIGLSLVTNLSPHRYRGLLTGVWFACIGIGFYLGGYVAGWMATLHLPTFFDIFVITSFLPAFLLVLFSKKLDTMRHIRYL, from the coding sequence ATGAAACACCAAGATGTCATTTTTTCTAACAAACATCCGCGGGAGATGTATCTCCTAGCACTTGTCGAGATGTGTCAACGATTTGCCTATTGGGGAATCGGGAACCTTTTAGTCCTTTTTCTTGTTAAACATTTTACTTATAGCACCCCCAAAGCAACCCACATTTTTGGAGCCTATACCGGAATCGCCTTTACCCTTCCCATCCTCGGCGGCTACATCGCCGACAAGTGGAACTACCGGAGCCCGATCCTTTTGGGAACCTTTCTCACCGCGATTGGCTGCTTTATGCTCTCTTCTCTAAGCGAGTTTATGATTATTCCCTCTCTGGCCCTGATTGCCTTTGGAGGTGGACTGTTTACCCCGGCGATCTACTCCCTTTTGGGAAGCATCTACTCGAAAAAGCCCCACATCCGTGAAGGGGGGTTCTCGATCTATTATGCAACAGTCAACGTGGGCATCTTCATCGGAATGATTGTCTTGGGATATCTTCAAACAATAAGTTGGCGCGCTGTCTTTATCGTCTGCGGCTGTATCCAACTCCTTGCCGCACTCCCCTACATTGCAGTGATGAATCGACTTAAAGAACTCAAAGTCCCCTCCCATTATTTCGTTTCAAAAAAAGATGATCCCAACCTCTTTCCCCTTAAAAAGCATGAGAGGGATCGTATTCTTGTGATTCTCATCATGACCCTCATCTCCATTGTTTTCTGGATGGCTTATAACCAAGCGGGGTCGTCGATGACCCTTTTTGCTTTGAAGTTTACCGACCGACAGGTTGGAGGCTTTACCGTCCCTACACCCTGGTTCACCTCAATGGAGACCTTCTTCTTGATCCTCTTTGCCTTCCCCCTTGCTCACCTCTATCTTTTCCTCCGCCGGATTAAATCGAGTGCCAGCCCTCCCATGAAAACCGCCCTGAGCCTCTTCTTTATGGGACTCTGCTTCCTCATCATGCAGCGGGCCGCCGCCCATATCCCCGAAGGGGCCACTTCCGCAAGCGTGAGCCCTTACTACTTCGTCTTTGCCTATGCGCTAATGGCCCTTGCTGAACTCTTTCTTGCCCCCATCGGCCTCTCCCTTGTCACCAACCTCAGCCCTCACCGTTACCGAGGCCTCCTCACCGGGGTCTGGTTTGCCTGCATCGGGATCGGCTTCTACCTCGGCGGCTACGTCGCCGGCTGGATGGCCACCCTCCATCTCCCTACCTTCTTCGACATCTTCGTTATTACCTCTTTCTTACCCGCTTTCCTCCTCGTCCTCTTCAGTAAAAAATTAGATACCATGCGCCATATTCGATATTTATAG
- a CDS encoding glycosyltransferase family 9 protein has protein sequence MEILIIKTSSLGDIIQSFPVLALLKQTYPHSQIDWVVEKSFCELLEAHPDIRQAIPVEARKWKKNLFAYRSGVQAAVKNDYDVSIDLQGNIKSGLIAKFISAKQKVGTSFSSAPEWPNGFFLTHRYPLDKKKAISLQYLSLVQNHFALQQAPIPKQLFLTITPEEEAWIDEQTAPPVRYMVCPGSQWENKKLFLPTWIELLKEFAHKKNPHYYFVWGNEKEEQEARALHAQFPEMSTLLPHLSLPLWQRLMAKMDGIFSVDSSALHLAATTGVPTYSFFGPSSAAVYKPAGAHHHALQGPCPYGKTFTKRCPALRTCKTGACIKGLSSKTLEEIIR, from the coding sequence ATGGAAATTTTGATTATCAAAACCTCCTCGTTGGGGGATATCATCCAATCTTTCCCTGTTTTAGCCCTCCTAAAACAGACCTATCCCCATTCCCAAATCGACTGGGTGGTTGAAAAATCTTTTTGTGAACTTCTCGAAGCTCACCCAGATATTCGTCAGGCTATTCCAGTTGAAGCGCGGAAGTGGAAAAAGAACCTTTTTGCTTACCGCTCCGGTGTGCAAGCAGCGGTCAAAAACGACTATGATGTTTCGATCGATCTTCAGGGAAATATCAAGTCGGGGCTGATCGCCAAGTTTATCTCTGCAAAGCAAAAGGTGGGGACCTCTTTTTCTTCAGCGCCTGAGTGGCCCAATGGTTTTTTCTTAACCCATCGCTACCCCCTCGATAAAAAGAAAGCGATTTCCCTTCAGTATCTCTCCCTTGTCCAAAACCATTTTGCTCTTCAGCAGGCTCCCATCCCAAAGCAACTCTTTCTAACAATCACCCCCGAAGAAGAGGCTTGGATCGATGAGCAAACAGCCCCTCCCGTCCGGTATATGGTCTGCCCAGGCTCCCAATGGGAAAACAAAAAGCTTTTCTTGCCGACTTGGATTGAGCTTTTGAAAGAGTTTGCCCATAAGAAAAACCCCCACTACTACTTCGTATGGGGAAATGAGAAGGAAGAGCAAGAGGCGCGCGCCCTCCACGCTCAGTTTCCAGAAATGAGTACCCTTCTTCCCCACCTCTCTCTTCCCCTTTGGCAGCGGCTGATGGCCAAGATGGATGGGATCTTTTCTGTCGACTCCAGCGCTCTTCATCTCGCCGCAACGACTGGCGTTCCCACCTATAGTTTCTTTGGTCCTTCTAGCGCTGCGGTCTATAAGCCTGCAGGGGCCCACCACCATGCCCTTCAAGGTCCTTGCCCTTACGGCAAGACCTTTACCAAACGGTGTCCGGCCCTGCGCACCTGCAAAACAGGCGCCTGTATCAAAGGTCTATCGTCTAAGACTCTTGAAGAAATAATTCGTTAA
- a CDS encoding NUDIX hydrolase — MGSKKRHFTATTYILHEEKVLLLFHPKLKKWLPPGGHIEENESPPEAARREVREETGLEITFIQDENIWIDRWNAKSFERPYMCLQEHVPSHKETPAHEHFDLIYLAQPAGLPEPHGPDPIRWFTLEEVEALESDVEIFGETKEVIQLLLGVEVAP; from the coding sequence GTGGGATCAAAAAAGCGACACTTTACAGCCACCACCTATATTCTCCATGAAGAGAAGGTCCTTCTCCTCTTTCATCCTAAGCTAAAAAAGTGGCTCCCTCCTGGGGGGCACATTGAAGAGAATGAGTCTCCTCCCGAGGCAGCTCGACGAGAGGTGCGCGAAGAGACAGGGCTCGAGATCACCTTCATCCAAGATGAGAACATCTGGATCGATCGGTGGAATGCTAAAAGTTTTGAGCGCCCCTACATGTGTTTGCAAGAGCATGTCCCCTCACATAAAGAAACCCCTGCCCATGAACACTTCGACCTAATCTACCTTGCCCAACCGGCCGGACTTCCAGAACCTCATGGACCTGACCCCATCCGCTGGTTTACCTTAGAAGAGGTCGAAGCGCTTGAAAGTGACGTCGAGATTTTTGGAGAAACCAAAGAGGTGATCCAGTTGCTTCTAGGTGTGGAGGTCGCCCCATGA
- a CDS encoding ATP-binding protein, translating into MLKRRLKEKLDRVIKRGKSVLLLGPRQAGKTTLISEYKVDLEVNLLFSKVRRQYEADPDQLIREVEALKHKNGKPPLVVVDEVQKVPSLMDGVQHLIDKKLGQFILTGSSARKLRHGTAVNRLPGRLIQMRLDPLTLEELDTPLPDIKDFLLYGSLPAIRLEKDPSIREEELDSYVDLYLEDEIRAEALVRDIGAFENFLRLAAIESGNIINFKKISQDIGVAHSTIHSYYQILEDCLIAERIEPFTTSVTRKKLIKSPKYLLFDLGLRRLAAQEHPSLPEKYLGPLFEQFVGLELIKWSRLQQHKISLLFWRDVGGPEVDWLLKWKDTLIPIEVKWTETPSARDAKHLSLFLQEYPEAKKGFVVCRAKNPQALEKNIEAISWKDLTTRLNELFLQES; encoded by the coding sequence ATGTTAAAACGACGTCTCAAAGAAAAATTAGATCGCGTGATCAAGAGGGGGAAAAGTGTCCTTCTCTTAGGCCCCCGCCAAGCAGGGAAGACTACCCTAATCAGCGAGTATAAGGTGGATCTTGAAGTGAACCTTCTCTTTTCAAAGGTACGGCGTCAGTATGAAGCAGACCCAGATCAGCTGATTCGGGAAGTCGAAGCTTTAAAACATAAAAATGGCAAACCTCCTCTCGTTGTTGTTGATGAAGTGCAAAAAGTTCCCTCTTTGATGGATGGAGTGCAGCACCTCATCGATAAAAAGCTCGGTCAGTTTATTTTAACGGGATCGTCTGCACGGAAGCTCCGCCATGGAACAGCAGTCAATCGCCTCCCTGGTCGACTGATTCAGATGCGTCTTGACCCTCTCACCCTTGAGGAACTGGATACACCCCTTCCCGATATTAAAGACTTTCTCCTTTATGGCTCCCTTCCCGCCATTCGATTAGAAAAAGACCCCTCTATTAGAGAAGAGGAACTAGACTCTTATGTCGACCTCTATTTAGAAGATGAGATACGAGCTGAAGCTTTGGTTCGTGATATTGGAGCTTTTGAAAATTTCCTCCGCTTGGCTGCAATTGAGTCGGGTAACATTATCAACTTTAAGAAGATTTCTCAAGATATCGGGGTTGCCCATTCAACCATCCATTCTTACTATCAAATCTTAGAGGATTGTCTCATTGCTGAGCGGATAGAACCTTTTACAACAAGTGTCACCCGTAAAAAACTCATCAAATCTCCGAAATACCTCCTATTCGATCTAGGACTCCGTCGTCTTGCTGCTCAAGAGCACCCCTCTCTACCAGAAAAGTATCTAGGCCCCCTGTTTGAACAGTTTGTGGGGCTAGAACTGATCAAATGGTCCCGCTTACAGCAGCACAAAATATCCCTCCTCTTTTGGAGAGATGTAGGTGGCCCAGAAGTGGATTGGTTACTGAAGTGGAAAGACACTCTGATACCGATCGAAGTGAAGTGGACGGAGACCCCTTCTGCGCGCGATGCCAAACACCTCTCTCTTTTCTTGCAAGAGTACCCAGAAGCAAAGAAAGGGTTTGTAGTCTGCCGAGCAAAAAACCCTCAGGCTTTAGAAAAAAACATCGAAGCCATCTCCTGGAAAGACCTTACGACAAGACTTAACGAATTATTTCTTCAAGAGTCTTAG
- a CDS encoding phosphotransacetylase family protein: MSQTAFFIAATGQHVGKTTTCLGLVSGLLKRHKGVGFIKPIGQEHVETDTGIHVDKDVVLFKDHFHLDEEEALMSPVLFPRGFTRDFLDGKVSEEEMGDKIERSFQTIQEKNEMVVVEGTGHVGVGSIVNFSNAKVAARLGLKMILVASGGLGSSFDALALNKALCDTLNVEVAGIILNRVHDDKREMVLSYMEKALSRWNIPILGCIPFDPFLSKPTMQDFESLFRAPLLTGEEHHMRHFKRTRFAATSLKSYRERILQNQLIITPANREDIILATLTKHWDVKIADPHKDLEAGMILTGETPPRQTIIEALKKAGIPMLYAPVSSYKAMEMITSYTVKIRKEDKEKIIEAVELVESHIDFDALTQAIS; the protein is encoded by the coding sequence ATGAGTCAAACAGCCTTTTTCATTGCAGCCACGGGGCAACATGTAGGGAAGACAACCACCTGCCTCGGCCTTGTCTCTGGACTTCTCAAACGGCACAAGGGGGTGGGCTTTATCAAGCCTATTGGGCAAGAGCATGTCGAGACCGACACGGGAATCCACGTCGATAAAGATGTGGTCCTCTTTAAGGATCACTTCCACCTCGATGAAGAGGAGGCTTTGATGAGCCCCGTCCTTTTCCCCCGCGGCTTCACCCGCGACTTTCTCGATGGAAAGGTGAGTGAAGAGGAGATGGGAGACAAGATCGAGCGCTCTTTCCAAACTATCCAAGAGAAAAATGAGATGGTCGTTGTCGAGGGGACCGGTCATGTGGGCGTCGGCTCGATTGTGAACTTTAGCAATGCGAAGGTCGCTGCCCGCTTAGGGCTCAAGATGATCCTCGTCGCCTCTGGAGGGCTCGGCTCCTCCTTCGATGCCTTAGCTCTTAATAAAGCGTTGTGCGATACCCTAAATGTTGAGGTTGCTGGGATTATTCTCAACCGCGTCCATGATGATAAGCGAGAGATGGTTCTCTCCTACATGGAAAAAGCACTTAGCCGGTGGAATATTCCCATTCTTGGCTGCATCCCCTTCGACCCTTTCTTAAGCAAACCGACGATGCAAGACTTTGAGTCGCTCTTTCGGGCTCCCCTTCTTACCGGTGAAGAGCACCACATGCGCCATTTCAAACGGACCCGCTTTGCCGCCACCTCCCTCAAAAGTTATCGGGAGCGGATCCTTCAAAACCAGCTGATCATCACCCCAGCCAACCGGGAAGACATCATCCTCGCCACCCTTACCAAACACTGGGACGTGAAGATCGCCGATCCCCATAAAGATCTCGAGGCAGGGATGATCCTCACCGGAGAAACCCCTCCCCGCCAAACCATCATCGAAGCGCTTAAAAAAGCAGGGATCCCGATGCTCTACGCGCCAGTCAGCAGCTACAAAGCGATGGAGATGATCACCTCCTACACCGTCAAGATCCGAAAAGAAGACAAAGAAAAGATCATCGAAGCGGTCGAGCTCGTCGAGTCCCACATCGACTTTGACGCCCTCACTCAAGCGATTTCTTAA